A window of the Hevea brasiliensis isolate MT/VB/25A 57/8 chromosome 6, ASM3005281v1, whole genome shotgun sequence genome harbors these coding sequences:
- the LOC110641169 gene encoding extensin-2 isoform X5, producing the protein MTSSGGGPTRGRLWPQLAMALAVVLVSSSVVSVYGDAYPYYSPPPPPYEYNSPPPPSPSPPPPYEYKSPPPPSPKPHYEYKSPPPPPYEYKSPPPPSPSPPPPYEYKSPPPPSPKPHYEYKSPPPPSPSPPPPYEYKSPPPPSPKPHYEYKSPPPPSPSPPPPYEYKSPPPPSPKPHYEYKSPPPPSPSPPPPYEYKSPPPPSPKPHYEYKSPPPPSPSPPPPYEYKSPPPPSPKPHYEYKSPPPPSPLPLPPYEYKSPPPPSPKPHYEYKSPPPPSPSPPPPYYYKSPPPPSPYPPPPYYYKSPPPPSPSPLPPYYYKSPPPPVHSPPPPYYYNSPPPPSPSPPPPYYYKSPPPPSPSPPPPYYYKSPPPPKKSPAPEPYYYKSPPPPSPSPPPPYYYKSPPPPSPSPPPPYYYKSPPPPSPSPPPPYYYKSPPPPPKSPAPVPYYYKSPPPPSPSPPPPYYYKSPPPPSPSPPPPYYYKSPPPPSPYPPPPYYYKSPPPPPKSPTPVPYYYKSPPPPSPSPPLPYYYKSPPPPPKSPAPVPYYYKSPPPPSPSPPPPYYYKSPPPPSPSPHPPYYYKSPPPPSPSPSPPYYYKSPPPPTKSPAPTPYYYKSPPPPKAYPPPYYYTSPPPPKAYPPPYYYTSPPPPVPYPHPHPHPHHFVVKVVGKVYCYRCYDWDYPKKSHDKKHLKGAVVEVTCKVGEKEIKAYGKTKINGKYSITVEGFEYGKYGAEACKAKLHKAPKDSPCNIPTNLHWGKKGAELKVKSKTKYEVVLYAKPFAYAPKTPYEECEKPKPKPTPAPYYYTSPPPPPPTYIYKSPPPPPPTYIYKSPPPPPYYYKSPPPPSPSPPPPYYYKSPPPPSPSPPPPYYYNSPPPPSPSPPPPYYYKSPPPPLPSPPPPYYYKSPPPPSPSPPPLYYYKSPPPPSPSPPPPYYYKSPPPPTKSPAPEPYYYKSPPPPSPSPPPPYYYQSPPPPSPSPPPPYYYHSPPPPVKSPPPPYYYHSPPPPVNSPPPPYYYHSPPPPVNSPPPPYYYHSPPPPVKSPPPPYYYHSPPPPVKSPPPPYYYHSPPPPVKSPPPPYYYHSPPPPVKSPPPPYYYHSPPPPVKSPPPPIYIYASPPPPTHY; encoded by the exons ATGACCAGTTCTGGTGGCGGCCCCACCAGGGGCCGTCTTTGGCCTCAATTGGCCATGGCATTGGCTGTGGTTCTTGTTTCGAGCAGTGTAGTTTCTGTTTATGGTGATGCATATCCTTATTATTCTCCACCTCCTCCACCCTATGAGTACAACTCTCCTCCTCCACCTTCTCCTTCTCCACCACCACCTTATGagtacaagtctccacctccaccaTCACCTAAACCTCACTATGAGTACAAGTCTCCTCCACCACCTCCTTATGAGTACAAGTCTCCACCACCACCATCTCCTTCTCCACCACCACCTTATGagtacaagtctccacctccaccaTCACCTAAACCTCACTATGAGTACAAGTCTC caccaccaccatctccTTCTCCACCACCACCTTATGagtacaagtctccacctccaccaTCTCCCAAGCCTCACTACGAGTACAAGTCTCCTCCACCACCATCTCCATCTCCACCGCCTCCTTATGAGTACAAGTCTCCACCACCACCATCTCCCAAACCTCACTACGAGTACAAGTCTCCTCCACCACCATCTCCATCTCCACCGCCTCCTTATGAGTACAAGTCTCCCCCACCACCATCTCCTAAGCCTCATTATGAGTACAAGTCTCCTCCACCACCCTCTCCATCCCCACCACCACCTTATGAGTACAAGTCTCCGCCACCACCATCTCCTAAGCCTCATTACGAGTACAAGTCTCCTCCACCACCCTCTCCTTTACCACTACCACCTTATGAGTACAAATCTCCACCACCACCATCTCCTAAGCCTCATTATGAATACAAGTCACCACCACCACCTTccccatcaccaccaccaccttaCTACTACAAGTCACCACCACCTCCATCTCCATATCCACCTCCACCATATTACTATAAATCTCCCCCACCTCCTTCACCATCACCACTACCTCCCTACTACTACAAATCCCCTCCACCACCAGTGCATTCTCCTCCTCCACCTTATTACTATAATTCCCCACCACCTCCTtctccatcaccaccaccaccttaTTACTACAAATCTCCACCGCCACCCTCACCATCTCCTCCACCACCATACTATTACAAATCTCCTCCACCACCTAAAAAATCACCTGCTCCAGAACCATATTACTATAAGTCTCCACCACCACCTTCACCATCTCCTCCACCACCATACTACTACAAGTCCCCACCACCTCCCTCACCATCTCCTCCACCACCATACTACTATAAGTCACCACCTCCACCTTCACCATCTCCTCCACCACCATACTATTATAAAtccccaccaccaccaccaaaaTCACCAGCACCAGTGCCATACTACTACAAGTCCCCGCCACCTCCCTCACCATCTCCTCCACCACCATATTattacaagtcaccacctccacctTCACCATCTCCTCCCCCTCCATATTATTATAAGTCACCACCACCTCCATCACCTTATCCTCCACCACCATACTATTATAAAtccccaccaccaccaccaaaaTCACCAACACCAGTGCCATACTACTACAAGTCCCCACCACCTCCATCACCATCTCCTCCACTGCCATACTATTATAAAtccccaccaccaccaccaaaaTCACCAGCACCAGTGCCATACTACTATAAGTCCCCACCACCTCCCTCACCATCTCCTCCACCACCATACTATTATAAGTCCCCACCACCACCCTCACCATCTCCTCACCCTCCTTATTACTATAAGTCTCCACCTCCTCCTTCACCATCTCCTTCCCCACCATACTATTACAAATCACCACCACCACCCACAAAATCACCAGCACCAACACCATACTATTACAAATCACCACCACCACCTAAGGCTTATCCCCCTCCATACTATTACACTTCTCCACCACCACCTAAGGCTTATCCTCCACCATACTACTACACTTCTCCACCACCACCCGTCCCTTACCCTCACCCACATCCCCATCCCCATCATTTCGTAGTGAAGGTGGTAGGAAAGGTGTACTGCTACAGGTGCTATGACTGGGATTATCCTAAGAAATCACACGACAAGAAGCATCTCAAAG GTGCTGTAGTGGAGGTCACATGCAAGGTAGGTGAAAAGGAGATCAAGGCCTATGGCAAAACCAAGATCAACGGCAAATACAGTATCACCGTCGAGGGCTTTGAGTATGGCAAATATGGAGCCGAGGCTTGCAAGGCCAAGCTCCATAAGGCACCCAAAGACTCACCATGTAACATTCCAACTAACCTTCACTGGGGCAAGAAGGGTGCCGAGCTCAAGGTGAAGTCCAAGACAAAGTATGAAGTTGTCCTCTATGCTAAGCCATTTGCTTATGCTCCTAAGACCCCTTATGAGGAGTGTGAGAAGCCTAAGCCTAAGCCCACACCTGCTCCTTACTATTACACTTCCCCACCACCACCTCCTCCCACTTACATCTACAAGTCTCCACCACCTCCACCGCCAACTTATATCTATAAGTCACCACCTCCACCGCCATATTACTACaagtcaccaccaccaccatctccatcaccaccacctccatacTATTACAAATCTCCCCCTCCACCGTCGCCATCTCCTCCTCCACCTTACTACTATAATTCACCACCACCCCCATCTCCATCACCACCACCTCCTTACTATTATAAATCTCCTCCCCCACCATTGCCATCTCCTCCTCCACCCTACTACTATAAGTCACCACCACCCCCATCTCCCTCACCACCACCTCTATACTACTACAAATCTCCTCCCCCACCATCGCCCTCTCCTCCTCCACCCTACTACTACAAATCTCCACCACCACCCACAAAATCACCTGCACCAGAACCATATTACTATAAGTCTCCACCACCTCCATCACCATCACCTCCACCTCCCTACTACTACCAATCTCCTCCTCCACCATCCCCATCTCCCCCTCCTCCATACTACTACCATTCACCACCACCACCCGTGAAATCACCTCCTCCACCATATTACTATCACTCACCACCACCACCCGTGAATTCACCTCCTCCCCCATACTACTACCACTCACCACCACCACCCGTGAATTCACCTCCTCCCCCATACTACTACCACTCACCTCCACCACCTGTCAAGTCACCTCCTCCTCCATACTACTACCACTCACCACCTCCTCCTGTCAAATCACCACCTCCACCGTACTACTATCACTCACCACCACCTCCTGTGAAATCACCTCCTCCTCCATACTACTACCACTCACCACCTCCTCCTGTAAAATCACCACCTCCTCCATATTACTACCATTCACCTCCTCCACCAGTGAAATCACCTCCTCCCCCAATTTACATTTATGcctcaccaccaccaccaactcACTACTAG
- the LOC110641169 gene encoding extensin-2 isoform X4, with translation MTSSGGGPTRGRLWPQLAMALAVVLVSSSVVSVYGDAYPYYSPPPPPYEYNSPPPPSPSPPPPYEYKSPPPPSPKPHYEYKSPPPPSPSPPPPYEYKSPPPPSPKPHYEYKSPPPPSPSPPPPYEYKSPPPPSPKPHYEYKSPPPPSPSPPPPYEYKSPPPPSPKPHYEYKSPPPPSPSPPPPYEYKSPPPPSPSPPPPYEYKSPPPPSPKPHYEYKSPPPPSPSPPPPYEYKSPPPPSPKPHYEYKSPPPPSPSPPPPYEYKSPPPPSPKPHYEYKSPPPPSPSPPPPYEYKSPPPPSPKPHYEYKSPPPPSPLPLPPYEYKSPPPPSPKPHYEYKSPPPPSPSPPPPYYYKSPPPPSPYPPPPYYYKSPPPPSPSPLPPYYYKSPPPPVHSPPPPYYYNSPPPPSPSPPPPYYYKSPPPPSPSPPPPYYYKSPPPPKKSPAPEPYYYKSPPPPSPSPPPPYYYKSPPPPSPSPPPPYYYKSPPPPSPSPPPPYYYKSPPPPPKSPAPVPYYYKSPPPPSPSPPPPYYYKSPPPPSPSPPPPYYYKSPPPPSPYPPPPYYYKSPPPPPKSPTPVPYYYKSPPPPSPSPPLPYYYKSPPPPPKSPAPVPYYYKSPPPPSPSPPPPYYYKSPPPPSPSPHPPYYYKSPPPPSPSPSPPYYYKSPPPPTKSPAPTPYYYKSPPPPKAYPPPYYYTSPPPPKAYPPPYYYTSPPPPVPYPHPHPHPHHFVVKVVGKVYCYRCYDWDYPKKSHDKKHLKGAVVEVTCKVGEKEIKAYGKTKINGKYSITVEGFEYGKYGAEACKAKLHKAPKDSPCNIPTNLHWGKKGAELKVKSKTKYEVVLYAKPFAYAPKTPYEECEKPKPKPTPAPYYYTSPPPPPPTYIYKSPPPPPPTYIYKSPPPPPYYYKSPPPPSPSPPPPYYYKSPPPPSPSPPPPYYYNSPPPPSPSPPPPYYYKSPPPPLPSPPPPYYYKSPPPPSPSPPPLYYYKSPPPPSPSPPPPYYYKSPPPPTKSPAPEPYYYKSPPPPSPSPPPPYYYQSPPPPSPSPPPPYYYHSPPPPVKSPPPPYYYHSPPPPVNSPPPPYYYHSPPPPVNSPPPPYYYHSPPPPVKSPPPPYYYHSPPPPVKSPPPPYYYHSPPPPVKSPPPPYYYHSPPPPVKSPPPPYYYHSPPPPVKSPPPPIYIYASPPPPTHY, from the exons ATGACCAGTTCTGGTGGCGGCCCCACCAGGGGCCGTCTTTGGCCTCAATTGGCCATGGCATTGGCTGTGGTTCTTGTTTCGAGCAGTGTAGTTTCTGTTTATGGTGATGCATATCCTTATTATTCTCCACCTCCTCCACCCTATGAGTACAACTCTCCTCCTCCACCTTCTCCTTCTCCACCACCACCTTATGagtacaagtctccacctccaccaTCACCTAAACCTCACTATGAGTACAAGTCTCCTCCACCAC CATCTCCTTCTCCACCGCCTCCTTATGAGTACAAGTCTCCACCACCACCATCTCCCAAGCCTCACTATGAGTACAAGTCTCCTCCACCACCATCTCCATCTCCACCACCTCCTTATGAGTACAAGTCTCCACCACCACCATCTCCCAAGCCTCATTATGAGTACAAGTCTCCTCCACCACCCTCTCCATCCCCACCACCACCTTATGAGTACAAGTCTCCGCCACCACCATCTCCTAAGCCTCATTACGAGTACAAGTCTCCTCCACCACCATCTCCATCTCCACCACCTCCTTATGAGTACaagtcaccaccaccaccatctccTTCTCCACCACCACCTTATGagtacaagtctccacctccaccaTCTCCCAAGCCTCACTACGAGTACAAGTCTCCTCCACCACCATCTCCATCTCCACCGCCTCCTTATGAGTACAAGTCTCCACCACCACCATCTCCCAAACCTCACTACGAGTACAAGTCTCCTCCACCACCATCTCCATCTCCACCGCCTCCTTATGAGTACAAGTCTCCCCCACCACCATCTCCTAAGCCTCATTATGAGTACAAGTCTCCTCCACCACCCTCTCCATCCCCACCACCACCTTATGAGTACAAGTCTCCGCCACCACCATCTCCTAAGCCTCATTACGAGTACAAGTCTCCTCCACCACCCTCTCCTTTACCACTACCACCTTATGAGTACAAATCTCCACCACCACCATCTCCTAAGCCTCATTATGAATACAAGTCACCACCACCACCTTccccatcaccaccaccaccttaCTACTACAAGTCACCACCACCTCCATCTCCATATCCACCTCCACCATATTACTATAAATCTCCCCCACCTCCTTCACCATCACCACTACCTCCCTACTACTACAAATCCCCTCCACCACCAGTGCATTCTCCTCCTCCACCTTATTACTATAATTCCCCACCACCTCCTtctccatcaccaccaccaccttaTTACTACAAATCTCCACCGCCACCCTCACCATCTCCTCCACCACCATACTATTACAAATCTCCTCCACCACCTAAAAAATCACCTGCTCCAGAACCATATTACTATAAGTCTCCACCACCACCTTCACCATCTCCTCCACCACCATACTACTACAAGTCCCCACCACCTCCCTCACCATCTCCTCCACCACCATACTACTATAAGTCACCACCTCCACCTTCACCATCTCCTCCACCACCATACTATTATAAAtccccaccaccaccaccaaaaTCACCAGCACCAGTGCCATACTACTACAAGTCCCCGCCACCTCCCTCACCATCTCCTCCACCACCATATTattacaagtcaccacctccacctTCACCATCTCCTCCCCCTCCATATTATTATAAGTCACCACCACCTCCATCACCTTATCCTCCACCACCATACTATTATAAAtccccaccaccaccaccaaaaTCACCAACACCAGTGCCATACTACTACAAGTCCCCACCACCTCCATCACCATCTCCTCCACTGCCATACTATTATAAAtccccaccaccaccaccaaaaTCACCAGCACCAGTGCCATACTACTATAAGTCCCCACCACCTCCCTCACCATCTCCTCCACCACCATACTATTATAAGTCCCCACCACCACCCTCACCATCTCCTCACCCTCCTTATTACTATAAGTCTCCACCTCCTCCTTCACCATCTCCTTCCCCACCATACTATTACAAATCACCACCACCACCCACAAAATCACCAGCACCAACACCATACTATTACAAATCACCACCACCACCTAAGGCTTATCCCCCTCCATACTATTACACTTCTCCACCACCACCTAAGGCTTATCCTCCACCATACTACTACACTTCTCCACCACCACCCGTCCCTTACCCTCACCCACATCCCCATCCCCATCATTTCGTAGTGAAGGTGGTAGGAAAGGTGTACTGCTACAGGTGCTATGACTGGGATTATCCTAAGAAATCACACGACAAGAAGCATCTCAAAG GTGCTGTAGTGGAGGTCACATGCAAGGTAGGTGAAAAGGAGATCAAGGCCTATGGCAAAACCAAGATCAACGGCAAATACAGTATCACCGTCGAGGGCTTTGAGTATGGCAAATATGGAGCCGAGGCTTGCAAGGCCAAGCTCCATAAGGCACCCAAAGACTCACCATGTAACATTCCAACTAACCTTCACTGGGGCAAGAAGGGTGCCGAGCTCAAGGTGAAGTCCAAGACAAAGTATGAAGTTGTCCTCTATGCTAAGCCATTTGCTTATGCTCCTAAGACCCCTTATGAGGAGTGTGAGAAGCCTAAGCCTAAGCCCACACCTGCTCCTTACTATTACACTTCCCCACCACCACCTCCTCCCACTTACATCTACAAGTCTCCACCACCTCCACCGCCAACTTATATCTATAAGTCACCACCTCCACCGCCATATTACTACaagtcaccaccaccaccatctccatcaccaccacctccatacTATTACAAATCTCCCCCTCCACCGTCGCCATCTCCTCCTCCACCTTACTACTATAATTCACCACCACCCCCATCTCCATCACCACCACCTCCTTACTATTATAAATCTCCTCCCCCACCATTGCCATCTCCTCCTCCACCCTACTACTATAAGTCACCACCACCCCCATCTCCCTCACCACCACCTCTATACTACTACAAATCTCCTCCCCCACCATCGCCCTCTCCTCCTCCACCCTACTACTACAAATCTCCACCACCACCCACAAAATCACCTGCACCAGAACCATATTACTATAAGTCTCCACCACCTCCATCACCATCACCTCCACCTCCCTACTACTACCAATCTCCTCCTCCACCATCCCCATCTCCCCCTCCTCCATACTACTACCATTCACCACCACCACCCGTGAAATCACCTCCTCCACCATATTACTATCACTCACCACCACCACCCGTGAATTCACCTCCTCCCCCATACTACTACCACTCACCACCACCACCCGTGAATTCACCTCCTCCCCCATACTACTACCACTCACCTCCACCACCTGTCAAGTCACCTCCTCCTCCATACTACTACCACTCACCACCTCCTCCTGTCAAATCACCACCTCCACCGTACTACTATCACTCACCACCACCTCCTGTGAAATCACCTCCTCCTCCATACTACTACCACTCACCACCTCCTCCTGTAAAATCACCACCTCCTCCATATTACTACCATTCACCTCCTCCACCAGTGAAATCACCTCCTCCCCCAATTTACATTTATGcctcaccaccaccaccaactcACTACTAG
- the LOC110641169 gene encoding extensin-2 isoform X6, protein MTSSGGGPTRGRLWPQLAMALAVVLVSSSVVSVYGDAYPYYSPPPPPYEYNSPPPPSPSPPPPYEYKSPPPPSPKPHYEYKSPPPPSPSPPPPYEYKSPPPPSPKPHYEYKSPPPPSPSPPPPYEYKSPPPPSPKPHYEYKSPPPPSPSPPPPYEYKSPPPPSPKPHYEYKSPPPPSPSPPPPYEYKSPPPPSPKPHYEYKSPPPPSPSPPPPYEYKSPPPPSPKPHYEYKSPPPPSPLPLPPYEYKSPPPPSPKPHYEYKSPPPPSPSPPPPYYYKSPPPPSPYPPPPYYYKSPPPPSPSPLPPYYYKSPPPPVHSPPPPYYYNSPPPPSPSPPPPYYYKSPPPPSPSPPPPYYYKSPPPPKKSPAPEPYYYKSPPPPSPSPPPPYYYKSPPPPSPSPPPPYYYKSPPPPSPSPPPPYYYKSPPPPPKSPAPVPYYYKSPPPPSPSPPPPYYYKSPPPPSPSPPPPYYYKSPPPPSPYPPPPYYYKSPPPPPKSPTPVPYYYKSPPPPSPSPPLPYYYKSPPPPPKSPAPVPYYYKSPPPPSPSPPPPYYYKSPPPPSPSPHPPYYYKSPPPPSPSPSPPYYYKSPPPPTKSPAPTPYYYKSPPPPKAYPPPYYYTSPPPPKAYPPPYYYTSPPPPVPYPHPHPHPHHFVVKVVGKVYCYRCYDWDYPKKSHDKKHLKGAVVEVTCKVGEKEIKAYGKTKINGKYSITVEGFEYGKYGAEACKAKLHKAPKDSPCNIPTNLHWGKKGAELKVKSKTKYEVVLYAKPFAYAPKTPYEECEKPKPKPTPAPYYYTSPPPPPPTYIYKSPPPPPPTYIYKSPPPPPYYYKSPPPPSPSPPPPYYYKSPPPPSPSPPPPYYYNSPPPPSPSPPPPYYYKSPPPPLPSPPPPYYYKSPPPPSPSPPPLYYYKSPPPPSPSPPPPYYYKSPPPPTKSPAPEPYYYKSPPPPSPSPPPPYYYQSPPPPSPSPPPPYYYHSPPPPVKSPPPPYYYHSPPPPVNSPPPPYYYHSPPPPVNSPPPPYYYHSPPPPVKSPPPPYYYHSPPPPVKSPPPPYYYHSPPPPVKSPPPPYYYHSPPPPVKSPPPPYYYHSPPPPVKSPPPPIYIYASPPPPTHY, encoded by the exons ATGACCAGTTCTGGTGGCGGCCCCACCAGGGGCCGTCTTTGGCCTCAATTGGCCATGGCATTGGCTGTGGTTCTTGTTTCGAGCAGTGTAGTTTCTGTTTATGGTGATGCATATCCTTATTATTCTCCACCTCCTCCACCCTATGAGTACAACTCTCCTCCTCCACCTTCTCCTTCTCCACCACCACCTTATGagtacaagtctccacctccaccaTCACCTAAACCTCACTATGAGTACAAGTCTCCTCCACCAC CATCTCCTTCTCCACCACCACCTTATGagtacaagtctccacctccaccaTCACCTAAACCTCACTATGAGTACAAGTCTC caccaccaccatctccTTCTCCACCACCACCTTATGagtacaagtctccacctccaccaTCTCCCAAGCCTCACTACGAGTACAAGTCTCCTCCACCACCATCTCCATCTCCACCGCCTCCTTATGAGTACAAGTCTCCACCACCACCATCTCCCAAACCTCACTACGAGTACAAGTCTCCTCCACCACCATCTCCATCTCCACCGCCTCCTTATGAGTACAAGTCTCCCCCACCACCATCTCCTAAGCCTCATTATGAGTACAAGTCTCCTCCACCACCCTCTCCATCCCCACCACCACCTTATGAGTACAAGTCTCCGCCACCACCATCTCCTAAGCCTCATTACGAGTACAAGTCTCCTCCACCACCCTCTCCTTTACCACTACCACCTTATGAGTACAAATCTCCACCACCACCATCTCCTAAGCCTCATTATGAATACAAGTCACCACCACCACCTTccccatcaccaccaccaccttaCTACTACAAGTCACCACCACCTCCATCTCCATATCCACCTCCACCATATTACTATAAATCTCCCCCACCTCCTTCACCATCACCACTACCTCCCTACTACTACAAATCCCCTCCACCACCAGTGCATTCTCCTCCTCCACCTTATTACTATAATTCCCCACCACCTCCTtctccatcaccaccaccaccttaTTACTACAAATCTCCACCGCCACCCTCACCATCTCCTCCACCACCATACTATTACAAATCTCCTCCACCACCTAAAAAATCACCTGCTCCAGAACCATATTACTATAAGTCTCCACCACCACCTTCACCATCTCCTCCACCACCATACTACTACAAGTCCCCACCACCTCCCTCACCATCTCCTCCACCACCATACTACTATAAGTCACCACCTCCACCTTCACCATCTCCTCCACCACCATACTATTATAAAtccccaccaccaccaccaaaaTCACCAGCACCAGTGCCATACTACTACAAGTCCCCGCCACCTCCCTCACCATCTCCTCCACCACCATATTattacaagtcaccacctccacctTCACCATCTCCTCCCCCTCCATATTATTATAAGTCACCACCACCTCCATCACCTTATCCTCCACCACCATACTATTATAAAtccccaccaccaccaccaaaaTCACCAACACCAGTGCCATACTACTACAAGTCCCCACCACCTCCATCACCATCTCCTCCACTGCCATACTATTATAAAtccccaccaccaccaccaaaaTCACCAGCACCAGTGCCATACTACTATAAGTCCCCACCACCTCCCTCACCATCTCCTCCACCACCATACTATTATAAGTCCCCACCACCACCCTCACCATCTCCTCACCCTCCTTATTACTATAAGTCTCCACCTCCTCCTTCACCATCTCCTTCCCCACCATACTATTACAAATCACCACCACCACCCACAAAATCACCAGCACCAACACCATACTATTACAAATCACCACCACCACCTAAGGCTTATCCCCCTCCATACTATTACACTTCTCCACCACCACCTAAGGCTTATCCTCCACCATACTACTACACTTCTCCACCACCACCCGTCCCTTACCCTCACCCACATCCCCATCCCCATCATTTCGTAGTGAAGGTGGTAGGAAAGGTGTACTGCTACAGGTGCTATGACTGGGATTATCCTAAGAAATCACACGACAAGAAGCATCTCAAAG GTGCTGTAGTGGAGGTCACATGCAAGGTAGGTGAAAAGGAGATCAAGGCCTATGGCAAAACCAAGATCAACGGCAAATACAGTATCACCGTCGAGGGCTTTGAGTATGGCAAATATGGAGCCGAGGCTTGCAAGGCCAAGCTCCATAAGGCACCCAAAGACTCACCATGTAACATTCCAACTAACCTTCACTGGGGCAAGAAGGGTGCCGAGCTCAAGGTGAAGTCCAAGACAAAGTATGAAGTTGTCCTCTATGCTAAGCCATTTGCTTATGCTCCTAAGACCCCTTATGAGGAGTGTGAGAAGCCTAAGCCTAAGCCCACACCTGCTCCTTACTATTACACTTCCCCACCACCACCTCCTCCCACTTACATCTACAAGTCTCCACCACCTCCACCGCCAACTTATATCTATAAGTCACCACCTCCACCGCCATATTACTACaagtcaccaccaccaccatctccatcaccaccacctccatacTATTACAAATCTCCCCCTCCACCGTCGCCATCTCCTCCTCCACCTTACTACTATAATTCACCACCACCCCCATCTCCATCACCACCACCTCCTTACTATTATAAATCTCCTCCCCCACCATTGCCATCTCCTCCTCCACCCTACTACTATAAGTCACCACCACCCCCATCTCCCTCACCACCACCTCTATACTACTACAAATCTCCTCCCCCACCATCGCCCTCTCCTCCTCCACCCTACTACTACAAATCTCCACCACCACCCACAAAATCACCTGCACCAGAACCATATTACTATAAGTCTCCACCACCTCCATCACCATCACCTCCACCTCCCTACTACTACCAATCTCCTCCTCCACCATCCCCATCTCCCCCTCCTCCATACTACTACCATTCACCACCACCACCCGTGAAATCACCTCCTCCACCATATTACTATCACTCACCACCACCACCCGTGAATTCACCTCCTCCCCCATACTACTACCACTCACCACCACCACCCGTGAATTCACCTCCTCCCCCATACTACTACCACTCACCTCCACCACCTGTCAAGTCACCTCCTCCTCCATACTACTACCACTCACCACCTCCTCCTGTCAAATCACCACCTCCACCGTACTACTATCACTCACCACCACCTCCTGTGAAATCACCTCCTCCTCCATACTACTACCACTCACCACCTCCTCCTGTAAAATCACCACCTCCTCCATATTACTACCATTCACCTCCTCCACCAGTGAAATCACCTCCTCCCCCAATTTACATTTATGcctcaccaccaccaccaactcACTACTAG